A genomic region of Macrobrachium nipponense isolate FS-2020 chromosome 40, ASM1510439v2, whole genome shotgun sequence contains the following coding sequences:
- the LOC135212232 gene encoding uncharacterized protein LOC135212232, with translation MALHCPHAPAAQPTLPLAPLPNPHPTVPGGPTCLPTVTVPWQPNLPPNCHHDLAAQYGSPMSLRPSGPNSPLPLSLHPVGPTYLPSVPVAQFTSPKSRILAAQPFSSLSFCPSLTLHRPHGSTCIPCCPHTLVAQPFFPQSHAPAVQPDSPLSPYPVSPTPLPHHSHGPSAQPSSPPVLEAPHPKPASPLPFTLVAQPAYPPFPCPSCSTSLPTVPSPRELIQPPHHSHAPAAQPSHLQGPNQPPTTLAAQLVRESILWRCFYPISTSA, from the exons ATGGCTCTGCATTGTCCCCACGCTCCTGCAGCCCAACCCACCTTGCCACTGGCCCCCCTGCCTAACCCACATCCTACCGTCCCTGGTGGCCCAACCTGCCTCCCCACTGTCACCGTACCCTGGCAACCTAACCTGCCTCCCAACTGTCACCATGACCTGGCAGCCCAATATGGCTCCCCAATGTCCCTGAGGCCCAGTGGTCCAAACTCACCACTCCCACTGTCCCTGCACCCTGTTGGCCCAACCTACCTCCCTTCTGTCCCAGTGGCCCAATTCACCTCCCCTAAGTCCCGCATTCTAGCAGCACAACCATTCTCCTCACTGTCCTT CTGCCCCAGCCTGACTCTTCACCGTCCCCACGGCTCAACCTGCATTCCATGCTGTCCCCACACCCTGGTGGCCCAACCCTTTTTCCCACAGTCCCACGCCCCAGCAGTCCAACCTGATTCCCCACTGTCCCCATACCCTGTCAGCCCAACCCCGCTTCCCCATCATTCCCATGGCCCGTCGGCCCAACCATCCTCCCCACCTGTTCTTGAGGCCCCTCATCCCAAACCTGCCTCTCCACTGCCCTTCACTCTAGTGGCCCAACCAGCCTACCCTCCATTTCCCTGTCCCAGCTGCTCAACAAGCCTTCCCACTGTCCCTTCACCCCGCGAGCTCATCCAGCCTCCCCATCATTCTCACGCCCCAGCTGCTCAACCATCCCACCTGCAGGGGCCCAACCAGCCTCCTACAACCTTGGCGGCCCAACTAGTGAGAGAGAGCATCTTATGGAGATGCTTCTATCCAATTAGCACCTCTGCATAA